A section of the Salminus brasiliensis chromosome 10, fSalBra1.hap2, whole genome shotgun sequence genome encodes:
- the tdrd6b gene encoding tudor domain-containing 6, whose product MCSLHVLPTIGSNVTVHVSSINLHSHSAFVEFGGNFNHGQLTKEIYRLMKKEIHIHKERGCKFEGSPGDLCLVKEEKSCHRARILSKCGDKYNLFLIDDGRTLSASNSILACGQSSFFNLPPMMELFILASVSPLSPENRWSPTASKFLRSLSGKTVCGCVQDVMMPSRIILLDIPSVFKQMHEFGFARKIPCEKFQIVVEDSLHAPRDSVSWSDAPLTNIQPDHASSIEGFHQYLCPELLPGTIETVEVTQVVNPLSIFCKLQVFSYELKKLSKQIQEYYEGTSALMPKLLCDGGPCAAKGSDGERAELDEIFLKRDT is encoded by the exons ATGTGTTCCCTTCATGTGCTGCCAACGATAGGATCAAATGTAACTGTTCACGTCTCAAGTATAAACCTACACTCCCACTCGGCCTTTGTAGAATTTGGAGGCAATTTCAACCACGGACAACTGACAAAGGAAATATATCGCctaatgaaaaaagaaatccacaTACACAAAGAGAGAGGTTGTAAATTTGAAGGAAGTCCAGGTGATTTATGTCTtgttaaagaagaaaaaagctgTCACAGAGCAAGGATACTATCAAAATGTGGGGATAAATACAATCTTTTTCTGATTGATGATGGTAGAACACTTTCGGCATCAAACAGTATTTTGGCATGTGGTCAGAGCAGCTTTTTCAACCTACCACCCATGATGGAGCTTTTTATCTTGGCCAGTGTATCACCACTGTCTCCTGAAAATAGGTGGTCTCCAACTGCTTCTAAGTTTCTCAGGTCTTTGTCTGGcaaaactgtgtgtggttgtgttcaGGATGTAATGATGCCTTCCAGAATTATCCTTCTTGACATTCCAAGTGTATTCAAGCAAATGCATGAGTTTGGATTTGCTAGAAAAATACCATGCGAAAAGTTTCAAATCGTTGTGGAGGATTCTCTGCATGCCCCAAGAGATAGTGTTTCATGGTCTGATGCTCCATTGACAAATATTCAACCTGATCATGCCAGCAGCATCGAAGGTTTCCATCAGTACTTGTGCCCAGAACTGCTGCCTGGAACCATTGAGACTGTAGAAGTCACACAAGTAGTTAATCCATTGAGTATTTTCTGCAAATTACAGGTCTTCTCTTATGAACTTAAGAAGTTGAGCAAGCAGATTCAGGAGTACTATGAAGGCACATCTGCTTTAATGCCAAAGCTTCTATGTGATGGAGGTCCATGTGCCGCCAAAGGAAGTGATG GTGAAAGAGCTGAACTGGATGAGATTTTCCTAAAGAGGGACACATAA